Proteins found in one Oribacterium sp. oral taxon 102 genomic segment:
- a CDS encoding GGDEF domain-containing protein, giving the protein MSSQHPDHPYPVLTHEELCELIQKLSLIFDVVRVVDAVSLFVVDMDRNGHCRMQSHHCHEIWHKNKRCENCISLLSYLKKTRLTKFEFIGEDVYHVTSQYILADQKPFTLEIVQKITGDVLRNSLNSPSLHQQLESYSALLYSDSLTGIHNRRYYDDQVADLRLDAIAMLDLDNFKKLNDTHGHIQGDSFLEDAAQELKAMVRSSDIVLRYGGDEFFLAFQNISRENLMEKLEKIRLRLHELGQRRFPDLELSASIGAVMGSAPVSKLLPYADSALYQAKSRKNHLFFHEDFIR; this is encoded by the coding sequence ATGTCAAGCCAGCATCCAGATCATCCTTATCCGGTCCTCACGCACGAAGAGCTCTGCGAGCTTATCCAGAAGCTTTCTCTGATCTTTGACGTCGTGCGGGTCGTAGACGCCGTTTCGCTTTTTGTCGTGGATATGGACAGGAACGGACATTGCAGGATGCAGAGCCATCATTGTCATGAAATCTGGCACAAAAATAAGCGCTGTGAAAACTGTATTTCTCTGCTTTCCTATCTGAAAAAAACGCGTCTTACCAAGTTTGAATTCATCGGTGAGGATGTTTATCATGTTACCTCACAGTATATTCTGGCAGACCAAAAGCCTTTCACACTCGAAATTGTACAGAAAATCACCGGAGATGTTCTGCGGAATTCTCTGAATAGTCCTTCTCTGCACCAGCAGCTCGAGAGCTATTCCGCGCTGCTCTATTCAGATTCCCTGACCGGTATCCACAACCGCCGTTACTACGACGATCAGGTGGCAGATCTGCGGCTGGATGCCATCGCGATGCTGGATCTCGATAATTTCAAGAAGCTGAACGATACCCACGGACATATTCAGGGAGACAGCTTTCTCGAGGATGCTGCGCAGGAGCTCAAGGCAATGGTTCGCAGCTCTGATATCGTGCTCCGCTACGGCGGAGATGAATTCTTCCTTGCCTTCCAGAACATCAGCAGGGAGAATCTGATGGAAAAGCTCGAGAAAATCCGGCTTCGGCTCCACGAGCTCGGGCAGCGCCGCTTCCCCGACCTCGAGCTCAGCGCCAGCATCGGCGCCGTCATGGGCTCCGCCCCGGTCTCCAAGCTGCTGCCCTATGCCGACAGCGCACTGTATCAGGCGAAAAGCCGGAAGAACCATCTTTTCTTCCACGAGGACTTTATCCGCTGA
- a CDS encoding elongation factor G, with product MKVYDTGAIRNVVLLGHGGAGKTTVAEALMFVTGGISRMGSVPDGTTVSDYDKEEKKRHFSISASVLPIEYKGESGDIKVNILDTPGYFDFIGEVEEAVSAADAAVIVVNCKAGIEPGTVKAWEICERFRIPRLFFVSNMDDDHASYRQLVLDLEKRFGRAVAPFQLPIRENEKFVGFVNVIKMAGRRFTKLNEYEPCEIPDYVEKNLGIARSALLEAVAETSDEYMEKYFSGEEFTVDEIQTALRENVKTCSVVPVLMGSGTNIQGFNVLLQIIEKYFPAPNEFETVGVDASTGERFTAKYNSEVSLSAKVWKTIADPFMGKYSLVKICTGTMKPNSEIYNSKKETIEKVGKVYLLRGGDSIEVPELRAGDIGAVAKLAVTETGDSIAVRTAPVLYHGPQLSTPYTYMAYRAENKADEDKLSTALQRMMEEDKTLKTVADPENRQSLLYAIGEQQLEVTASMLKERYNVSIVLSKPKFAYRETLKKTVKVQGRYKKQSGGHGQYGDVIMEFAPSGDNETPYIFEEKVFGGAVPKNFFPAVEKGIQESCKKGPLAGYPVVGVRATLLDGSYHPVDSSEQAFKTAASIAFKDGFMKAQPVLLEPIASLKVTAPDSNTGDIMGDLTKRRGRVLGMTALHDGKQMIEAELPMSNLYGYNTDLRSMTGGAGSYEYAFVRYEQAPGDIQNQIVAEAAANKAQD from the coding sequence ATGAAGGTTTATGACACCGGAGCCATACGCAACGTAGTTCTCTTAGGGCATGGGGGCGCAGGCAAGACCACAGTAGCAGAGGCGCTTATGTTTGTTACCGGAGGCATCAGCCGCATGGGCTCCGTGCCGGATGGGACTACGGTATCGGATTATGATAAAGAGGAGAAGAAGAGGCACTTCTCAATCTCTGCTTCCGTGCTTCCGATCGAATACAAGGGAGAGAGCGGAGATATAAAGGTGAATATCCTCGATACTCCGGGATATTTCGATTTCATCGGCGAGGTGGAGGAGGCGGTTTCCGCTGCGGATGCCGCCGTTATCGTCGTGAACTGCAAGGCGGGGATTGAGCCGGGGACGGTCAAGGCGTGGGAGATCTGTGAGAGGTTCCGCATTCCGAGGCTGTTCTTCGTCAGCAATATGGATGACGATCACGCCTCCTACCGGCAGTTGGTGCTGGATCTTGAGAAACGTTTCGGACGCGCTGTCGCGCCGTTCCAGCTTCCGATCCGTGAGAATGAGAAGTTTGTGGGCTTTGTGAATGTCATCAAGATGGCGGGACGCCGCTTCACGAAGCTGAACGAATATGAGCCCTGCGAGATTCCGGATTATGTGGAGAAGAATCTCGGCATCGCGAGGAGCGCGCTGCTCGAGGCAGTAGCGGAGACCTCGGATGAGTATATGGAGAAATATTTCTCCGGCGAGGAATTCACGGTAGATGAGATCCAGACTGCGCTCCGCGAGAATGTGAAAACCTGCAGCGTGGTGCCGGTACTGATGGGATCAGGCACAAATATTCAGGGCTTCAATGTCCTTTTGCAGATCATTGAGAAATATTTTCCGGCTCCGAATGAGTTCGAGACCGTCGGCGTGGACGCATCCACCGGCGAGCGCTTCACAGCGAAGTATAATTCCGAGGTTTCCCTCTCCGCAAAGGTCTGGAAGACGATCGCCGATCCGTTCATGGGCAAGTACAGTCTGGTGAAGATCTGCACAGGCACCATGAAGCCGAATTCGGAGATTTATAATTCCAAAAAGGAGACGATAGAGAAGGTCGGAAAGGTTTACCTGCTCCGCGGCGGGGATTCCATCGAGGTTCCGGAGCTTCGCGCCGGAGATATCGGCGCAGTGGCGAAGCTTGCCGTGACAGAGACCGGAGATTCGATCGCCGTCCGTACCGCTCCGGTGCTCTACCATGGACCGCAGCTTTCGACGCCGTATACCTATATGGCGTACCGCGCAGAGAACAAGGCGGATGAGGACAAGCTTTCCACCGCGCTCCAGCGGATGATGGAGGAGGATAAGACGCTGAAGACCGTGGCTGATCCGGAAAACCGGCAGTCTCTGCTCTATGCAATCGGCGAGCAGCAGCTCGAGGTCACAGCCTCCATGCTGAAGGAGCGCTACAATGTCTCTATCGTCCTGTCGAAGCCGAAGTTCGCATACCGAGAGACTCTGAAGAAGACCGTCAAGGTGCAGGGCAGGTACAAGAAGCAGTCCGGCGGACACGGACAGTATGGCGATGTCATCATGGAGTTCGCCCCGAGCGGTGACAATGAGACGCCGTATATTTTCGAAGAGAAGGTATTCGGCGGCGCTGTGCCGAAGAATTTCTTCCCGGCGGTAGAGAAGGGAATCCAGGAGAGCTGCAAGAAAGGACCGCTCGCCGGCTATCCGGTGGTCGGCGTCCGGGCGACGCTGCTGGACGGCTCCTATCATCCGGTGGATTCCTCGGAGCAGGCGTTCAAGACGGCAGCGTCCATCGCATTCAAGGACGGCTTCATGAAAGCACAGCCGGTGCTGCTCGAGCCGATCGCCTCTCTCAAGGTGACAGCGCCGGACAGCAATACCGGAGACATCATGGGCGATCTGACGAAGCGCCGCGGACGTGTGCTCGGTATGACCGCACTGCACGACGGCAAGCAGATGATCGAGGCAGAGCTTCCGATGAGCAATCTCTACGGCTACAACACAGACCTCCGCTCGATGACCGGCGGCGCCGGAAGCTATGAATATGCTTTCGTCCGTTATGAGCAGGCGCCGGGCGACATTCAGAATCAGATTGTCGCAGAGGCAGCGGCGAACAAGGCACAGGACTAG
- a CDS encoding prephenate dehydrogenase, giving the protein MRSIAFIGFGLIGGSIAKGVLKKYPDTRIMAFGRNKSNLEIAQEEGVVNVILESPCDKRISECDMVFLCAPVQDNLAYLPEIGRLIKDGAVLTDVGSTKGAICARAKELGLERCFVGGHPMAGSEQTGYKASTDYLFSNAYYIISPISDEHPELTGALRRLAEDLQAIPMQVEAEKHDAAVAAVSHLPHIVASSLVNIVKASDDAQHTLKTIAAGGFRDITRIASASPALWEQICDSNSHALAALLDRYIGMLSDISFSLKKEQSDQRILRMFESSREYRNSIDAKSKGALSADYSFSVDIADEVGAISTISVILASKGISIKNIGINNARDHGEGALRIAFYEEEAKEKALTVLKRYQYDLRD; this is encoded by the coding sequence ATGAGATCTATCGCATTTATCGGCTTCGGATTGATCGGCGGCTCCATCGCGAAGGGGGTACTGAAAAAATATCCGGATACCCGGATTATGGCATTCGGCAGGAACAAATCCAATCTGGAGATTGCACAGGAGGAGGGCGTCGTCAATGTGATCCTGGAAAGTCCGTGCGACAAAAGGATTTCCGAGTGTGACATGGTCTTTCTCTGCGCGCCGGTGCAGGACAATCTCGCTTACCTCCCGGAAATCGGCAGACTGATCAAGGATGGTGCGGTGCTTACGGATGTTGGCTCGACCAAGGGGGCGATCTGCGCACGGGCGAAGGAGCTCGGGCTCGAGCGCTGTTTCGTCGGCGGACATCCGATGGCAGGTTCGGAGCAGACCGGCTACAAGGCAAGCACGGACTACCTTTTTTCCAATGCCTACTATATCATCAGCCCGATTTCCGACGAGCATCCCGAGCTGACGGGGGCACTTCGAAGGCTCGCGGAGGATCTGCAGGCGATTCCGATGCAGGTGGAGGCGGAGAAGCACGACGCGGCAGTGGCTGCCGTTTCGCATCTTCCGCATATTGTGGCGAGTTCCCTTGTAAATATCGTGAAGGCATCGGATGATGCACAGCATACGCTGAAAACGATTGCCGCAGGCGGTTTCCGGGATATCACGAGGATCGCGTCCGCGAGTCCGGCGCTTTGGGAACAAATTTGTGACAGTAATTCGCATGCGCTGGCGGCGCTGCTCGACCGTTATATCGGGATGCTCTCCGATATTTCCTTCTCCTTGAAAAAGGAGCAGAGCGATCAGAGAATCCTCCGGATGTTCGAGAGCTCGCGGGAATACCGAAATTCTATTGATGCGAAGAGCAAGGGGGCGCTCAGTGCGGACTACAGCTTCTCCGTGGATATCGCGGACGAGGTCGGCGCGATCTCTACGATTTCAGTGATCCTCGCCTCTAAGGGGATCTCTATCAAGAATATCGGCATCAACAATGCCCGCGATCACGGAGAGGGCGCGCTCCGGATCGCCTTCTACGAGGAAGAGGCGAAGGAGAAGGCGCTTACGGTGCTGAAGCGGTATCAGTATGATCTGCGAGATTGA